The genomic window TCGCCTTTTATTTTACAATGAAAAACGACAATCAAATAACAAAAAAAGAAAAATAAATTGATAGTTTCTTTTCAAATAATATTGATATTTTCCGTTTGCTAAATAATTGAGACCGTTTCTATGGCAAAAAATTGGTCTTCAAAAAGCAAACTAACCGTTTTCTTTTACCTATCTGAAATAGAGTGTACCGGTTTTTTTATGAAACAAAATTTAAATTGATTTAAAAGTGTATTATGTTGCTGCCGATCAGCCAGCCAAATATTGACAGAACAACCAAAACAAAATAAACATATCGCCATGTTATTTTTTGGGTGGAAACAAAACTCCATGCGGAAATAAAAGCCGCCAAAAGGAGTGACAATGATCCTATCCAAGCAATAAATGGTATATTTCCGCCTAATCCCTCAATTATCCAACATATCGTAGACAACAGAATTCCCACGAAAGCCAACAAACCCGCTAAATAATATGAATTTCTTTTAGCCATTTTAAATTCTCCTTAAAAGTATATCTATAAACAATAATCAGTAAAAGTAATCTAAAAAGCAATGTAAATGTAATGAGAAAGGAACTTTAGTGCTTAGTTGATGAAGTGCTTTTAAAAGGTAACAAGTAACCGCAGTCAGCTGTTGTTAATCTTCGATTAATAAAAAGTAGGCAAAATCCTTTGCCTACTAATGGTTATCATCTCTAAAGAGAACGATGGGTTATTTCTATCGCCGCGATAGCCCCATCATTAGTCGCTGTAACTATTTGGCGAAGATTCTTTTTTACAACATCGCCGGCTCCAAATAAGTTGCCAACCTTTGTTTCCATATTTTCATCCACAATAACATATCCATGCTCATCAAGGACCTGAAGTTTGGATAGCCCTTTAGTCGCCGGGATTTGCCCAATGTATGGGAAAACGGCTTTGACCGGCAATATTTTTTCTTCGCCGGTGATCGCATTTTTAATTTTTATTCCCGAGACAAACTTTTCTCCTTCAACCGCCAAAGTTACACTGTCGAGAACCAATTCGATATTGCCCGTCGATTTCACTTTTTTCACCAATAGTTCATCAGCTCTAAAGCCCTGTCGGCGATGAATAAGAAAGACTTTCTTAACGAAGCCGGAAAGATAAAGCGCTTCTTGAAGCGCGGAATTCCCACCTCCGACAACAGCCACGTTTTCTCCTTTATAAAAAGATCCGTCGCAAACCGCACAGTAACTAACACCTTTTCCTTTGAATTCATCTTCGCCGGGAATATTCATTTTGCGCTCATCGGTACCCGTGGCAAAAATAACAAACTTGCTCGTAATCGTTCCGTCGTC from Bacilli bacterium includes these protein-coding regions:
- the trxB gene encoding thioredoxin-disulfide reductase codes for the protein MDRKTDVTIVGSGPAGITATIYLKRALIDVVLLDKYVPGGKVNFTAEIENYPGFNKITGPDLAGKFFEQVQNFGVEVTYGDVLDIEKKDDEFKVITDDGTITSKFVIFATGTDERKMNIPGEDEFKGKGVSYCAVCDGSFYKGENVAVVGGGNSALQEALYLSGFVKKVFLIHRRQGFRADELLVKKVKSTGNIELVLDSVTLAVEGEKFVSGIKIKNAITGEEKILPVKAVFPYIGQIPATKGLSKLQVLDEHGYVIVDENMETKVGNLFGAGDVVKKNLRQIVTATNDGAIAAIEITHRSL